In Dysidea avara chromosome 6, odDysAvar1.4, whole genome shotgun sequence, the genomic stretch taatataaagtCTGATATACATTGTAACTTGTGTCTTCCTATTATTGTATTTGTATAGAAGAATAAATTGAGTGATAACAAACCCAAAAGTTAGATTTAAATTATACACAATCCAAGCAAAATAGGAAAGCTGTAAAAGAGAGTGCGGCCTTTAAAAGCCTTAGTGAAAAGTTGTGAAGCCAAAAATGCTGCAGTGATGTTGTTAATGGTATGTGCATTGTGATatttattaacatcattgcagccattgctTAGCTGCCATCTTTATTTTGCAAGTTTTTTACCCATGCATGCAGGCCTcgtttacagcttgactgttttgaaTGCAAAGTTAGTTGTCATTTTGTCTAGATAATGCAGATGAAGAAGGTGGTGGACCTCCTTTAAAATTGCGAAAGATAAATTCTTCATTAAGTACTACAATCACAATGCTGCAAAGGAGATATCTAAATGACTTAGAAAATGATGAAGAGTGTTGGTCAGAAAATTACACTGAGTTAGCTCTAGTAAAAGATGAGAAGGTGAAAAAGGAAGATATTAAAAATTTGGAGGAGTTTACAAAGCTTACATTGCAAGGTCAAGTTGATAAATTACTGCGAAGTAAAGAGCAACTTAATGATTTGAGGGACATATTTCATTACAAGGGAAAGCCTTGCCCTCAACTGATACTAATCATGGGATGCCCAGGTTAGAtagttttgtgtatgtatgcagtTTTATGTATTGAATATGACAGGAATAGGCAAGACCACCCTAGCCAATCACATATGTGTCAAGTGGGCCAGAGATGGTTTTTTGTCTGAAGATTTTAATATTGTGGTTTTGATACCATTACGGACAGTTCAACAACAGTCCTTGGAACAAACTATCATAGAACATATTGGAAAAGAAGGATATCAACAATTGAAAGATAATTTGGGTGAAAAATGTTTAATAATTTTGGAAGGGCTTGATGAAATGACAGCTGAACAGCGTCATCATGACCCACTGCTACTTGGCTTGATCAATAAGCAAACTTTGGTTGAGGCTAAGTTGTTGATAACATCCAGACCTCATGCATGTCAACATTTGATTCAGAAGACCAGTACAAGAATAGAAGTTGTTGGATTTAGTGAAGAACACCTTAAAAATTACATTAAAAATATGTTTTTTAAATACAACAATGACATGCAATCTGCTCAAAAATTTCTACAACAGCTAAAAGAAAATCCTAGCATTAAAAGTCTTTGTTATACCCCATTGTCAGTTGATCTGATCATGCAAATTTTCTTGGAACAAGAGGGAACACTTCCATCAACATCAACAGAACTGTATCAGACCTTCATTGTGATGTGCCTTCAGAGACACCAAGAAAGATTTATGCACCAACCAACATCAGTTGCAGTTATGAATGGTACTGAAAGTTCACTGTGTCAAATGTTACCAAATGTTCCTGACGAAGCACTAGGGGTAGTACGATCATTGAGCAAGTTGTCTTACCATGCTTTTTTTGAGTGGTCCACTGATAAAGAGAAAGAAGGTCAATACCACCGAAAAGTTCTGTGCAAAGACCCAAAGATAATTTTTAAAGAAGATGATCTCTTGACGGCTGGCATTACATTACCAAAAGATTCTGATGGGTTTAGCCTTCTAAAGTGTGCAACCGTACACCAGTTATTTAAAAAGTATAAAGTatttggttttacacatttaTCGGTCCAAGAATTTCTTTGTGCACTACACATTGCTGTGACTCTGTCAAAAGAAGAACAGTCCAGGATACTACAAACACATTTTGTTAAACTTCCTAACATCATGATTCTGCTCTGTGGTATAACAAAATTGAGGATACCAGGTTCTCTTAAATTCCTGCTTGAGCAGATAAAAAGTACCAACAACGAGAGTGTTGTAACTGCAGCTAAGTGCTTATACGAGAGTAAGAAAAAGTGTCCTCAAGAAATTTCACCTCTCACATTGAACATATCTGGTGTTGTTCTTTGCCCTTATGACTTAATGTCCATATCCTACTTGGTTTACCACTACCCTATTACAACACTAAAGATGAGGGAGTGCAATTTAGAAAATAAAGAACTAAAGCTACTAGCTCACTGGAGTGAGCAGAAGCTACTAGCTCACAAGAGTGAGGCTAGGAATGCCCAACTAGAAGAGCTGGACATTAGTGTAAACAACATCACTACAGCTGGGTTGGTACATGTGATAGGGATCATGAAAAGTGAATCAAATGTGGTTATGATGTTTATGTATAGTATGCTGTTGTCCAACAGGTAGTGATGTATTAAAAATATTGGATATCGGTGGAAGCAAAATAGGAGATATTGGAATGGAAATCCTGTTAGAAGCGCTCCAGTATAAAAACAGTCTCACTGATCTGAGGATGTGGAACTGTGGCCTATCAGTAAAAGGTAATAATTTTCGAATGTCATCACACTATTGCATGTGTCTCAATTATTGATTACATCTACAGTACTGACGCTATAACATAATTGCAATTTTACTACAGGTACTGCATATATAAAACAGCTCTTGACAGAGAGTGTGACACTAAAAGGTCTTATTCTCAGTGATAATCCTATTGGGGACAAAGGATTGGAAAAATTAGCTGAAGGACTACAAGATAATGCTACCCTTACTGATCTCAAAGTGTGGCGTTGCAGTTTATCAAATGAAGGTGTAATGTCAGGCAATTATGTATATTCATAGTTTCTGGTTAagcctgcatcaaatataccAGCACAATAAAGAACATTATAGGCTGAAATGCtataccagcataatgctagcatataggtgtatatttcaaactatggaacttaattcctttttaaaaatgaaaacagatactctctaatagaacagtcacttgtagtgaaatactctaatagagcattcacaggTAAAAATGTTACAAGATATTTGTAAGAAGTGTTGGTAACccaggagcataatgcaagcataatgggaacactgaagagcataataggtgaaaattttgggaaattcctgaaagcattctGGGCAAagtttttgagcatatttgactcggGCCTAACTACTTCTAGTTCAAATCAATACCTTGAAATTCAATAAACATCACAAAGTGTATTTTGCACTTAATGCCCTCTACTTATATTATTGATCATGTGCAAGCAAATATGGTACCAAGTGGGTCTCCCTGAAATGTGGGAATCGACATTCGTTATAGTTACATGAGTTGCACATGCAATTAAAAAGTATAGTATATGAGGGCCAAGCTACTTTGTTTTAGGTCTTCAATGAGTAGAATTATATAATTACTTACATGGTAGTGTTCATAAACACATGCTGCTATACTTGCACATTTATCATAGGTGCTAAAATTATTGGGAAAATCTTACAAACAAACAGCGCACTGAAAGTCCTCAGCATCGGTGGAAATGCCATTGGTGATGACGGTATCAAAAATATCATAAAATTTATAAACAACAGTCAAATAAGAGAACTGCGTGCTTGGAAATGTGGCATCACTGATGATGGTGCTAAGTCACTTGCAGAATCATTGCAGTACAACTGCACTGTGCAAAAAATTGATTTGACACAAAACAAGATCACAGAGAATGTAGTCCATGCAATCTTGAAGGCAGCTGTGGACAATGGAGTATGCAAAGAAGTAAATATAGATAATATTAATAGGAGCAATAATGCTGATGTGAAGAGTTTAATAAGCATCTTGTAGGGAAGGAGGACTACAGGTATGGTAGCTTCAAGTGCAAGATAGCTGAAATGTGTGGCATTTTCTTTGTTATATAGATTAAAGGATTGATTAGAAGCACAAAGAATTTATTAAAGTTCAACAATaacagaaacacacacacacacacacacatgaataTTTGTGTTCATGATCAGTTTTGTTGGATTCATTGCTTCATGATGGGATaataatgtacatgcatgtactgtagGTGTATACAATTATATACACATATTTTCGATGGGCTATATGGATTTCATGAACCCCTTTGGTGATCAGTTATTGAAAAGTGCATGCATAACTCAGAAGTTGTGTGTTAAATCGCCCTAAACCAATGTACTATATTTGAAACattttgattgtgaaaataGTATTGactataatagaacaatcattacAGCAAAACATGAGTACCATTTGTTTAGTATTATACTAGCTCCTTACATGGGTATACAATTAAAAGTTAAGTAAAGTTCGTACACATTCATTGATCGTAGTCCATACAAAATTAAAGCTACATACTTTATAAGAAAGCCATCATGTACAAAACActtcagtttaaaaaaaaaggaagaaaaaaaacggaTTCATGTAATACCATAATGTTGTTTCAAGCTGCTGTCTCTTCAGCTAATGCTAATCAGTGTTGTCTGTAGCTAAACTACTAACTATAATATAAAGCGTTACTTACACTTTGCTGGCATTCAATGATTGCCAGCTGGCAAGAATTTTGTCCAACTGTGATCCTAAAGTAAATTCTGTACTCATAAACTCAGCTACTTCCTTTTTTACAGTTTCATATTCAGCTAGATGTCTGCTAGGGTACAACTGGAGTGTTGCTATACACCACTTCTCATTAGGAATGGGAAGGAGAAGTGCCAATAGCACAGTACTGAATGGCTCTTGCTTTTCTGTGTATGCCATTAGCAGGATAAACTTATCACCTTCTTTACACAATTGTAGTGCACAACTGACCTCATCCGAGCCAAGCAAAGTAACTTCATTGCACACAGAAAATGGTGGATAAACAGTAAACTGTTGCTCCAAGAAGTTGAACTGAACAATGCATGGTGCAAGGATCCAAAACGGTGGCCTGTTGACCCATTTCTTGACAGCTTCATGCACAGAAGATGATGACTTGGGCTTAACTGTAAGATTTGTCCCAGCATAAGATGCTACCACTTCTCTATCATATGTCTCCTTTAAGAAATATTTAATTTCATTGGGAAGCTCAGCATAAGAAATGGAATGCAttgtaccactagtaccaagaCGAAATGGTTCCCACACTGCCGGGGCTGCTGGCTCTTCAGTTACAGGAAACAAGAAAAGAATTTCCATAAGATGTACAAAAAGAAAATCTGTTTTACCAACATGTTCTAAAGTGGGACCACCACAAGCCAAGTGGACAGTGTGGTTGATCAATGGCCCTCCAAGGTGTACCGGTATATCCTCGAATTTTACCATGAACATCCACGGCAATTCCAATGTGTCAACTGGGTATTTATATCCTTCTAGTGGGTGCTCCAGAAAACTTGCTAGAACTACTTTAACATTATTGTACCAATCAGGATGTTGGTAGTCCTCAGATTTAACATTTGCATTAGCAAGTAGGAGAAGCCTCCAGGCTACGGAATATGCAAACAAAGGAAGCCACTCTTTGTATTCAAATGCATATGGGTCACTCCCTTTGGACTGTAAATCAGCATATACTTTAGAAAACTTCATCTCCCATTCTCCAAACAATGCCTCGCAGTTCAGTTGCTTTTTACTTTTAAGACCACACAAAGCATATTTCTTAACATCATCCTGCAAGGCACAGAGATTTCTATGATGGAAGCACATCGGCTTTGGCACTTTACGAAGAAAAAAGTGTGGTACGATGTGACTAGCAGCAAGTGCAGTATATTCATCACATAATTGACAATGTCCGTTACGCTGGGAAACTAACATCAAAGAAAGAGCTCGACAATATCCATGAATATACATGAGTAGACGACGCAAAGAATAGTCATCTTCAGCAACCACCTTTACAGCTTCCTCAATAGCTAACAAAGCAGGTTTATAGTTTTCATCCCACCATCTTCTATTATGGTAACTTTTCCGATCTGCAAATCTTCCCTTGTCAGCAATTTGGAGGTTAACTAAAGCAGAATACAGATTAAACAATGGACCAGCAGTGCTTGCTGATTCCAGCTTTGGTCCACTAGCATGAGTAGCTACAGTTGTCTTCATCTCCAAGCTAGCACGTGTCATGGTGCATTGCTGTGGCAATagatcacatatgtgaccggatcttggaaaacctaccttttgggcacaagcaaactttttgggaaaactcaattgaaaatttcaacatttttttcaatattaattttttttgcacatttggataaagcaactattaaaccttcttgctgtgaagtttcacacccatagcttctttttcttaggagatatggatgattatatctgaccatgtagtaatttcacatgcgtgggacaacaattaacttacaaattaggtgatttgttcaggtgctggaatggctaaaacttagtcttagacaataatacatggcatttaattgcataaatgtaccaagaatacttcattaaactatcagaaatgtcttttaaagtattctagatAGTAAAaacggaattattggtaaacaaagtgatttgtcaccatttgtcacccttaatcactcacagaactcaatacattaccataaaagttagtttgtaatgtataggagagaaaattggccatatctcaggaatgcttaaagatattaagttgaaattttgacacaagaaaGATAAGCACCCAGTAccttatttaagctataaaacagaaaattgaccaatgtgccaaaaaggtaggttttccaagatcaggtcacatattttCTTCCACAGTTCAAAGTTACCTTGTGCAGAAGGGCTGTATTCGAGGCACCTAAACAAACAGAAGTCAAGGGAGTGGCTCCTGAGGGGATAATATAAGCTTGATGTATACATCATAATCGTTACAATGTGTGGCAGTGCAGGAGAGCAATTAGGATCTTTGCTGGCCTTCCACATGTTGAAAACTTGGTCAAGTTTTGCTTTCTCATGAGAGTCTGCTACTTCTAGCCCGGGATTGCTGGTGGAACTTGTCCGCGCAGCTTCTCCAGCTGGTCTTCGTtcctgtacatgtgtgtgcgcTTTTTGTGAATGAGTTGACTCTTTTACTTCCAACGCGCTACTGAAAACGCTTGTTAACTGTCGCAACATATCTTGAGCTTCTTCCTGGCTTAAGGTCGTCTTTTCACTTGCATTACTTTCCTGCTGTTGATTCTTCTCCGATTCATCATTTGATGATAAGGCTGGTGGATCACTCGTGTCAGACAGTGGCAATTCTTTACACTTTTGTTGCGTCGGTTCTTGCAAAGTTCTGCTGTTTTTGAGGCTTTCTTTCCCGAGTTCTTTCCTAGGTTCTTTCCCTTCTTCCATTCTATTTCCGCGCAAGCGTTTATCATAAGCGCCCACAAAAGAAAGTTCTCGAAGTTTGTGGAGCTACAGTGTAAAGAAATAGGGAGAAATGGCGGAGGAGGAGGTGTTGCTACAGTGTTACAACAAGGGATGCGGTCAAAAATTCAAACCGGACAGCAACGCTGATGGTGAGATGCCGTTACTAATTTAGTGCGCGTTTATTAGCATACATACTAACCGAAACTAACTTCTCTGGTGGTCTAATGTGCGGTAGCCAAAGTATCATAGTTGCTATGGCGAGAAAGCTTCTGAGCACATGTTAGGCCACAAagttaattattagtttctcatcctgtCCTGTAGAACCAATTGCAACGTGGGATCAAGATATTTGATCAACAAAAATATACCTGGCTACCCCTTGCTGTGTCATGTTAGGTTCATTCATGTCTAGATGGTCATTTACACGTGTCAGGAGATTAAAAGTTGACAGCTATGACTTGTACTGACAGGTTATGGTACAGTAATTCCTTTGGTGCATGCAGTACACTGAAGTTTGGTTTTTATTAATTTGTTTACTTTGGTTAGTGAAACTGTTTGTGTCCTGATACTTTATTATGCTGCCAGACGTTCCAAACTTGTAATCAGAATCGAACAACCAAATTgggtgttactattcagtggactggactggtggttttttgcacattctatagacccttttcaggtgagctgctgccatagcaacatctgccatcttggagtacaacccgtttTGCAACCCTGGTAGTGTTGCTTTCTATAAGCGTAAAACAATACCCAGGAAGTAGAGCTTCTTCTGCATTCCACAGCAAAGGTTGACCAGGTTAAACATACGCCCTCCCCTCGGTTTCAAAAtgggttgtactccaaaatggcggatattgctatggcagcagcttacCTGAAAAGGATTTATAGTTGGATTTATAGAGTCTtactagtaagcacccttagggtaCCTGAAAACAAACAATGGAATATccaaaaactgtctcttaataattttgctactgttcattatgccactatacagcaCTTATTCCTTGTCCTGGTGTGTAGTTATGCTGCAGACAGTGCAGAGAATGTGACGGCAATATTTAGTGAGAaatcaacttgccagtagacagtatccttcaagatatccttagagcataAGCTAGTCTTGTGTGACCATACCTCTAGTGCAGTGCAGGGTTTACCAATTAAAGACTTTTCAGCATGGGCGCTTATAATCCGTAATTGGTAACCCTTACCATAAAACATTACTGTCCTGTAAATGGCCTGGCACAGGCCTGTAAAGTAGAGGTACTTATATTAAGATAACATGCCAGTCACAGGCTTGTGAATAGCCTACCTGCTAATATTTAGGAGTGAAGTAAGCCTGTGACAGTATTGTCAGACAGGCCTGCAGCAAGGCTAATCACATACtgtcacaataatattatagtatttgTCAGGCATGTAACATGACTGCATTGTTAGATGTATGATAAATCCATCCTGCAAAACAATTTCTTACAGGActggtatatacatgtactctGGTTGCTATAGTGACTACTGTTACCACTGGTTACTGTATTATGGTGTCACTAATGGCCCACTTAGCATGTTTCCAATATCTCTGTACAGTACATAGCAGTTAATACATACATCATGCTGACTCACGCACTACACCAGCTTCCTATTTAATAAGGGtttcattttgtatttataaCGTTATGGACAAGTGTTAtgtttcattgtgggattgagatGCTACAGGCCTGTATCAGTCCTGAACCCATTTTCCACGTGCCTGCCACAGCTCTTGAGGCATGTGTTTAAACACTTTTTTTTTAAAGACATGAAATTGATATATTTTGTGCATAAAATAAAGGACGCATATTTACAAGCACATGAAACAAATATAAAGTTAGTCAGGTGAAGCTGAGTCCAGCCTGCCTTCTGCATAAGCAAGGTCAATGACAGCTGTCTCGCCCGATCCACAGCGGTGGTAAGAGGACCTTGAACCTCTTAAACATTGAACAGCTGAACGGAGCAATGAAAATCCCAGCCTACATCGTAACCAGTACAATGTTTTGCTATATGATTGTCCATGCTTCTCAGCGAGTAGTGTTGCAATTCGTTTGTAAACAACGGTGGCCAAAGGTCCCATACCtccagtacatgaaaaaatcaaTGGCGAAAATGACCCATGCTCAACTTCCCGGATTCTCTCCTCATATTTTCTCTTCTTCTCTAGCTCCGCATGCCTGTAGCACTGTGATAAAGAAATTGAACAGTGCGTAGGAGCAAAAGGATTGAAGACTTTAACATCAAAATAAGCATTCTGCCCGCGTTCCCAGAAGCCATTAGCAACAACATCAAGATGTGCCCCATCTTCAGTATTGGCCGATCGCAACCAAAATGATTCCCCCGAAAGTGGTTGCAGGGATGGTTCAACTTCAACACCATGACACAGTTCGGTCAGCAATCCAGCAGTAATATCCCGAAGCTCATTATGACGGATAGTTGGGAGGCCGCCACACGGACAGCTGAAAGCATGTTCAACCGAAAACTGTTTTCCGCACACACAACTGGAAGGCAGCAGCGGTGGTCGCCATCCATATCTTAAACATAAGGAGTCACGAAAAGCACCCTTGTGCAAGCAAAAGCCATGGTCTAAAATAGGTAGAGCAGTCAACCAACCTGAGGAACCCTTTTCAGAAGACAACACAACCGATCTATGCAATGATGGTGATAATGTAGGCATCAAAGCATCACGATAGTCAATAACAGCTCTTGAACACTTCACAGACTCATTACCagtttacaatacacacatgttaCAGGCCTGCTAACATACAATTATATTACTTATTATAAGAGATTCATGATATTGGATAGTCACACAGGACTGACATTTTTGTTCATGAGAAAAAAGGACTGTTACAGGCTAGTAGCCTATTTTATTAAATGTGTAACAGGCTTGTGGCACATTTAGGTGGTCCATACAGGCCTGTAATCATATTAGAATAACAGCTTTAGCAGGCCTGTAACCATCTTACTGCCTGTACCAGGCA encodes the following:
- the LOC136257477 gene encoding NACHT, LRR and PYD domains-containing protein 3-like, giving the protein MEEAVKRQSRILNDNRSFLVQFLDPDDVIDELIQSHLIGQAAQQRLQLRYTSTQEKNQIIVDQLSNCGPGALKQFCRILKSRTRQEYIAVKLERAAECEARDNADEEGGGPPLKLRKINSSLSTTITMLQRRYLNDLENDEECWSENYTELALVKDEKVKKEDIKNLEEFTKLTLQGQVDKLLRSKEQLNDLRDIFHYKGKPCPQLILIMGCPGIGKTTLANHICVKWARDGFLSEDFNIVVLIPLRTVQQQSLEQTIIEHIGKEGYQQLKDNLGEKCLIILEGLDEMTAEQRHHDPLLLGLINKQTLVEAKLLITSRPHACQHLIQKTSTRIEVVGFSEEHLKNYIKNMFFKYNNDMQSAQKFLQQLKENPSIKSLCYTPLSVDLIMQIFLEQEGTLPSTSTELYQTFIVMCLQRHQERFMHQPTSVAVMNGTESSLCQMLPNVPDEALGVVRSLSKLSYHAFFEWSTDKEKEGQYHRKVLCKDPKIIFKEDDLLTAGITLPKDSDGFSLLKCATVHQLFKKYKVFGFTHLSVQEFLCALHIAVTLSKEEQSRILQTHFVKLPNIMILLCGITKLRIPGSLKFLLEQIKSTNNESVVTAAKCLYESKKKCPQEISPLTLNISGVVLCPYDLMSISYLVYHYPITTLKMRECNLENKELKLLAHWSEQKLLAHKSEARNAQLEELDISVNNITTAGLVHVIGIMKSSDVLKILDIGGSKIGDIGMEILLEALQYKNSLTDLRMWNCGLSVKGTAYIKQLLTESVTLKGLILSDNPIGDKGLEKLAEGLQDNATLTDLKVWRCSLSNEGAKIIGKILQTNSALKVLSIGGNAIGDDGIKNIIKFINNSQIRELRAWKCGITDDGAKSLAESLQYNCTVQKIDLTQNKITENVVHAILKAAVDNGVCKEVNIDNINRSNNADVKSLISIL